One window from the genome of Rufibacter tibetensis encodes:
- the argS gene encoding arginine--tRNA ligase gives MKQLETQIAQALSQALLDTFQHALPAEQINLQPTRKEFAGTFTFVTFPLTKALGKGPEQIGQALGETLVKNAPQVAGYNVVKGFLNIEIKDTVWLQQFSAQVAGFRANLAETAPKQKVVVEYSSPNTNKPLHLGHLRNNFLGYSVAEILKAAGYDVFKANLVNDRGIHICKSMIAYEKFGQGETPQSANIKGDHLVGKYYVEFDKAYKQEIDQLVAQGMDKEHAKKQAPLMLETQEMLQKWEQHDPETITLWEKMNGWVYEGFHATYQNIGVDFDKFYYESGTYLLGKDRVEEGLEKGVFFKKPDGSVWIDLTEEGLDEKLVLRADGTSVYITQDLGTAELKYQDFHYDKSVYVVADEQNYHFQVLKAILKKLGKPYADGIYHLSYGMVDLPSGKMKSREGTVVDADELVQEMIDTARQKTDELGKIEGFTPEEAQKLYHTLAMGALKYFLLKVDPKKRMLFNPEESIDFKGNTGPFIQYTHARIAAIQRKANELGISAGAESFKEVEALHETEREVLVLLNYADSIIEEAARNYAPSIIAQYAFDVAKGYNRFYTEVPIFQETNAQVLSFRIALSAQVANTLKKVMGLLGIAVPERM, from the coding sequence ATGAAACAACTTGAAACCCAGATAGCCCAGGCGCTGAGCCAGGCCTTACTAGATACTTTCCAGCACGCTCTTCCGGCTGAGCAAATCAACCTGCAGCCCACCAGAAAAGAGTTTGCCGGAACTTTCACCTTTGTGACTTTCCCGCTGACTAAAGCCTTGGGAAAAGGACCTGAGCAGATTGGGCAGGCTTTGGGAGAAACGTTGGTTAAAAATGCGCCGCAGGTGGCTGGGTACAACGTGGTCAAGGGGTTCCTGAACATTGAAATCAAAGACACCGTATGGCTGCAGCAGTTCTCTGCGCAAGTAGCTGGTTTTAGGGCTAATTTAGCAGAAACAGCTCCTAAACAGAAAGTAGTGGTGGAGTATTCCTCTCCAAATACAAACAAGCCGCTGCACTTAGGCCACCTCAGAAATAATTTCCTGGGGTACTCTGTGGCCGAGATCCTGAAAGCCGCTGGGTATGACGTGTTCAAAGCCAACCTGGTGAACGACCGTGGCATCCATATCTGTAAATCCATGATTGCCTATGAGAAATTTGGGCAGGGAGAGACGCCGCAGAGCGCGAACATTAAAGGAGACCATCTGGTAGGTAAGTATTATGTGGAGTTTGATAAGGCTTACAAGCAGGAAATAGACCAACTGGTGGCTCAGGGCATGGATAAGGAGCATGCTAAAAAGCAGGCTCCGTTGATGCTGGAAACCCAGGAGATGCTGCAGAAATGGGAGCAACACGACCCCGAAACTATTACTTTGTGGGAAAAAATGAACGGCTGGGTGTACGAGGGCTTCCATGCCACTTACCAGAACATAGGCGTTGATTTTGATAAGTTCTACTATGAATCTGGCACTTACCTGTTAGGCAAGGACCGTGTGGAGGAAGGCCTGGAAAAAGGCGTGTTCTTCAAGAAACCTGATGGTTCTGTTTGGATTGACCTGACCGAAGAAGGCCTTGACGAAAAACTGGTGCTTCGCGCCGATGGTACATCTGTGTACATCACCCAAGACCTCGGCACCGCCGAACTGAAATACCAGGACTTCCACTATGACAAGTCTGTGTACGTAGTAGCCGATGAGCAGAACTACCACTTCCAGGTACTCAAAGCCATCCTGAAGAAGCTGGGCAAACCATATGCCGATGGCATTTACCATTTGTCCTATGGCATGGTTGACCTACCCAGCGGCAAGATGAAGTCGAGGGAGGGAACAGTAGTAGACGCTGATGAGCTGGTGCAGGAAATGATTGACACTGCCCGCCAGAAAACCGATGAACTAGGCAAAATTGAAGGCTTTACCCCAGAGGAAGCGCAGAAACTGTACCACACCCTGGCCATGGGAGCTCTTAAGTACTTCCTCCTGAAAGTAGACCCGAAAAAACGGATGCTCTTCAACCCTGAAGAATCTATTGATTTCAAAGGCAATACTGGTCCGTTTATCCAATATACCCATGCTCGGATTGCAGCCATCCAACGGAAAGCCAATGAGTTGGGCATTTCGGCTGGAGCAGAATCTTTCAAAGAAGTAGAGGCATTGCACGAAACCGAACGTGAGGTGCTTGTGCTGTTAAATTACGCAGACTCTATTATTGAGGAAGCCGCCCGCAACTACGCGCCTTCTATCATTGCCCAGTATGCGTTTGACGTTGCCAAAGGCTATAACCGATTCTATACCGAAGTGCCTATTTTCCAGGAGACAAATGCCCAGGTGCTGAGTTTCCGGATAGCTTTGTCAGCGCAAGTTGCTAATACCCTTAAAAAAGTGATGGGTTTGCTTGGGATTGCCGTGCCAGAGCGGATGTAA
- a CDS encoding T9SS type A sorting domain-containing protein yields the protein MKRTILSWASTLMLILFAFIGQAQAQCNTSQPRPITGNQHPCPGDIEVYCIENDRNYTSYVWDVPRAHAGEPPVGWEIISGQGTNCVTVRVGQKSGTMKVKVTDPVCGTKVATLPVKPGKDFEVTIAGPDSICVKEPQTYTASVKKAKGNGNIKKGEFIFNWTVPADWTIQSGQNTDKIVVIPGATDGEVNVYVSDNTAVSGNGNNGNGVGGYKQGYCGTASDGILVETNENCGGGSVCQIPEVTLAAPDTICNLADEPTTIRVNEMQEGVTYAFEVPEGFLVLEEGPGFVTVVAVFEEEQLGQAHTITVTAVNECGTDTANVSIVVADCGLGNPLPVTLTKFEGVSRGGAVVLNWTTASEINNDRFEIERSANGKDFVKVGQVKGNGNSSVAIDYTYTDRASTSGTVYYRLKQVDFNNASEYSKVVAVNHVAATGSLPSISMYPNPVTDGRVTVRFQDAVNGAASIRLADMSGRVLQTQELSNVNSEVALSFTNLNLKPGIYMITVVAKGQSTTQRIIVR from the coding sequence ATGAAAAGAACTATACTTTCATGGGCAAGCACCCTTATGCTTATACTTTTCGCTTTCATTGGTCAAGCCCAGGCCCAGTGTAATACCTCTCAGCCAAGACCTATCACCGGAAACCAACACCCTTGCCCTGGTGACATTGAAGTGTACTGTATTGAAAATGACCGCAACTATACCTCCTATGTATGGGACGTGCCTAGAGCCCATGCTGGTGAGCCGCCAGTAGGTTGGGAAATTATCTCTGGACAGGGTACGAATTGTGTGACCGTGAGAGTGGGTCAGAAAAGCGGAACCATGAAGGTGAAGGTAACTGATCCGGTTTGTGGCACTAAAGTAGCCACCCTCCCAGTGAAACCCGGTAAAGACTTTGAGGTGACAATTGCAGGGCCAGATTCTATTTGCGTGAAAGAGCCGCAAACCTACACTGCCTCTGTCAAGAAGGCCAAAGGAAACGGGAACATCAAAAAAGGCGAGTTCATCTTCAACTGGACTGTACCCGCTGACTGGACTATCCAGAGCGGACAAAACACTGATAAGATAGTGGTAATACCAGGTGCTACAGATGGTGAAGTAAACGTGTATGTAAGTGACAATACCGCAGTGAGTGGAAACGGAAACAACGGAAACGGAGTAGGGGGTTACAAACAGGGCTACTGTGGAACAGCTTCTGACGGTATACTGGTAGAAACAAATGAAAACTGCGGTGGAGGTTCTGTTTGCCAGATACCAGAAGTAACACTTGCCGCCCCAGATACCATCTGTAACCTTGCCGACGAGCCTACCACCATTAGAGTGAATGAAATGCAGGAAGGCGTGACTTATGCCTTTGAAGTGCCAGAAGGTTTCTTGGTTCTGGAAGAAGGTCCTGGTTTTGTAACTGTGGTAGCCGTGTTTGAAGAAGAGCAATTAGGCCAGGCGCATACCATCACGGTCACAGCTGTTAATGAATGTGGCACTGATACAGCCAATGTTTCAATAGTTGTCGCAGATTGCGGATTAGGTAACCCGCTTCCAGTGACCCTAACTAAATTTGAAGGAGTGTCCCGTGGCGGTGCGGTGGTACTTAACTGGACTACGGCCTCAGAAATAAACAACGACCGCTTTGAGATAGAGCGCAGTGCCAATGGCAAAGACTTTGTGAAAGTAGGGCAGGTGAAAGGAAATGGAAACTCTTCAGTAGCTATTGACTACACCTACACAGACCGCGCCAGCACTTCAGGAACTGTGTACTACCGCTTGAAACAAGTTGACTTTAACAATGCTTCAGAATACTCAAAAGTGGTAGCTGTTAACCACGTGGCGGCAACTGGTAGCTTACCTTCAATAAGTATGTACCCTAACCCGGTAACTGATGGAAGAGTAACGGTTCGCTTCCAAGATGCAGTAAATGGAGCCGCAAGTATTCGTTTGGCAGACATGAGCGGAAGAGTACTGCAAACCCAGGAGTTAAGCAACGTGAACTCTGAAGTAGCTTTGAGCTTCACTAACCTGAATTTGAAACCAGGTATCTACATGATCACAGTTGTAGCCAAGGGCCAAAGCACTACGCAGCGGATCATAGTAAGATAA
- a CDS encoding 1,4-dihydroxy-2-naphthoate polyprenyltransferase has protein sequence MSIEKTALKRPTTGTWVSAFRLRTLPLALSCIGMGGFLAAADHLSRWPVLLLCVLTTLFLQILSNLANDYGDTKHGADNQHREGPQRAVQAGQISPAQMRAAIVVFSLLSLVSGVALLWVALGTSGLYLFLFFLLLGFGAIWAAIGYTNGAKPYGYAGFGDISVFFFFGWVGVLGTYFLQTNRIFSELLLPASSLGFFSAAVLNVNNIRDLKSDELAGKRSVPVRLGALRARRYHWLLLTAGVLCTVVFVWVRENATLWPWLFLGSVPLLLYNGREVKRRQTAVQLDPLLKQMALSTLCFVVLLGIGLLLDR, from the coding sequence GTGAGTATTGAAAAGACGGCCCTGAAACGGCCAACGACGGGTACATGGGTGTCAGCATTTCGGTTACGGACGCTGCCCCTGGCGTTGTCATGTATTGGTATGGGCGGCTTTCTGGCGGCTGCTGACCATCTTTCTAGGTGGCCGGTGTTGCTCTTATGTGTCCTGACTACCCTGTTTCTACAGATTCTCTCTAACCTTGCTAATGATTACGGTGACACCAAGCACGGTGCCGATAACCAGCATAGGGAAGGGCCACAGCGCGCGGTGCAGGCCGGGCAGATTTCTCCAGCCCAGATGCGGGCCGCCATTGTGGTGTTCAGCTTATTATCATTGGTTTCTGGGGTTGCCTTGTTATGGGTAGCGCTGGGCACTTCAGGGCTGTACCTGTTTTTGTTTTTCCTGCTGTTAGGATTTGGGGCCATCTGGGCAGCTATTGGATACACCAACGGGGCCAAACCCTATGGCTATGCAGGCTTCGGAGATATATCGGTGTTCTTCTTTTTTGGTTGGGTAGGCGTGTTAGGAACGTATTTCCTGCAAACCAACCGCATTTTTTCTGAATTGCTGTTACCTGCCTCCAGCCTTGGTTTCTTTTCGGCTGCCGTTCTAAACGTAAACAACATCCGGGATTTAAAGTCAGATGAGTTAGCGGGTAAGCGGTCGGTGCCAGTACGGTTGGGTGCTTTGCGCGCCCGGAGATACCATTGGCTTCTCTTGACAGCAGGTGTGCTTTGTACCGTTGTGTTTGTGTGGGTGCGGGAGAATGCAACGCTTTGGCCGTGGTTGTTCCTGGGTTCGGTTCCCCTTCTCCTGTATAATGGGCGGGAGGTGAAACGCAGACAAACGGCCGTGCAGCTAGATCCACTTTTGAAACAAATGGCGCTGTCTACCCTTTGCTTTGTAGTACTACTGGGAATAGGGTTGTTGTTGGACAGATAG
- a CDS encoding DEAD/DEAH box helicase — protein MSVTFDDFNLQPDLLDGIRSMGYKQATPVQAQAIPFILESKDLIACAQTGTGKTAAFLVPTLSKITEAKYDFTSTLILVPTRELAKQIDDQVEGLSYFTGATSIAIYGGNNAQNWDQQKKALTSGADIIIATPGRLIAHMQMGYVKLDQVKYLILDEADKMLDMGFMDDLNKIISQLPKERQTLMFSATMPPKIRTFAKQILQEPEEISLSISKPAANIDQRIYLVYDNQKLRVLQHILKHAEIQTMILFTSRKNAVNDIVRSLQKMGFDAEGISSDRTQDEREATLQRFRNKQLQVLVATDVMSRGIDVEGISHVVNFDVPQDAEDYVHRIGRTARAATSGVAITFVNEQDQERLVKIEKLIERELPKLPLPEGVGEGPTFDPVGNSKRGGNRGRGGAPAGRGGRSEGGRPEGRRREVLGSGSRDNNRRRDAKPRSEKPAGEITEGSAPRPPRTEGQPQAPRVEGEEVKRKKKRRKKPAAPKAAEGGQTTTATPTSSAE, from the coding sequence ATGAGCGTTACATTTGATGATTTCAACCTACAACCCGATTTACTGGACGGTATTCGGTCAATGGGTTATAAGCAAGCTACCCCTGTTCAGGCACAAGCAATCCCTTTTATATTAGAGTCAAAAGATTTGATTGCCTGCGCCCAGACGGGCACAGGTAAAACAGCTGCTTTTCTAGTACCTACCTTAAGCAAAATCACAGAGGCTAAATACGACTTCACCAGTACCTTGATCTTGGTACCCACCCGTGAATTAGCCAAACAGATTGATGACCAGGTGGAAGGACTTAGCTACTTTACGGGCGCTACCTCTATTGCCATCTACGGCGGTAACAATGCCCAGAACTGGGACCAACAGAAGAAAGCGTTGACCAGCGGAGCAGACATTATTATAGCCACTCCAGGCCGTCTTATTGCTCACATGCAAATGGGGTACGTGAAACTAGACCAGGTGAAGTACCTTATCTTAGATGAGGCCGATAAAATGCTGGACATGGGTTTTATGGATGATCTTAACAAGATTATCTCTCAATTGCCTAAAGAACGCCAGACGCTTATGTTTTCGGCCACCATGCCGCCTAAGATCAGAACCTTCGCAAAGCAGATTTTACAGGAGCCTGAAGAGATAAGCCTTTCCATCTCCAAGCCGGCGGCTAACATAGACCAGCGTATTTACCTGGTGTATGACAACCAAAAGCTGAGAGTTTTGCAGCACATTTTAAAACACGCTGAGATTCAGACCATGATTTTGTTCACCTCGCGCAAAAATGCGGTGAATGACATTGTGCGGTCTCTGCAGAAAATGGGCTTTGACGCTGAAGGCATCAGCTCTGACCGCACACAGGATGAGCGGGAAGCCACCTTACAGCGCTTCAGAAACAAGCAATTGCAGGTGTTGGTAGCAACAGACGTAATGTCCAGAGGAATTGACGTGGAGGGAATCAGCCACGTTGTAAACTTTGACGTGCCCCAGGATGCAGAAGACTATGTGCACCGCATTGGCCGTACAGCCAGGGCGGCAACCTCAGGTGTGGCCATCACTTTTGTGAATGAGCAAGACCAGGAAAGACTGGTAAAGATTGAAAAGCTGATCGAACGTGAGCTTCCTAAACTGCCCTTACCTGAAGGCGTAGGCGAAGGCCCGACCTTTGACCCGGTAGGCAACAGCAAAAGAGGTGGCAACAGAGGCCGGGGAGGTGCTCCCGCAGGCCGTGGCGGACGCTCAGAAGGTGGTCGCCCAGAAGGAAGGAGAAGAGAAGTATTAGGCAGTGGTAGCCGCGACAACAACCGCAGAAGAGACGCAAAACCCCGCAGCGAAAAACCAGCCGGAGAAATTACGGAAGGCTCTGCGCCACGCCCACCCAGAACGGAGGGACAACCTCAGGCACCAAGAGTTGAAGGAGAGGAAGTAAAGCGTAAGAAAAAGCGTCGTAAAAAACCTGCTGCTCCCAAAGCGGCGGAAGGCGGACAAACCACAACCGCTACTCCTACGTCATCAGCAGAATAG
- a CDS encoding glutathione peroxidase — MHQLITLFSLSLLTACSGLAVTSQETPTSTTMNTTQQPSSIYSIPLQTIDGKETNLQKYKGKKVLIVNVASECGYTPQYADLEKLHKLHGDKVVVLGFPANDFGGQESGTNEQIAQFCQKNFGVTFPLFQKASVVGAEQQPLYKWLTSKDANGTNTEAPNWNFCKYLISEDGKVLKFYPSKVSPLSEELLRDINS; from the coding sequence ATGCATCAATTGATTACCCTTTTCTCGCTTTCGTTGTTAACTGCCTGTTCTGGCCTGGCGGTTACAAGCCAGGAAACACCAACTTCTACTACTATGAATACAACCCAGCAGCCTTCATCTATTTATAGTATTCCGTTGCAAACCATTGACGGAAAAGAAACCAATCTACAGAAGTACAAAGGCAAGAAAGTCTTGATTGTGAATGTGGCCTCTGAGTGTGGGTATACGCCGCAGTACGCAGACCTGGAGAAATTGCACAAACTGCATGGCGACAAAGTAGTAGTGCTTGGTTTTCCAGCCAATGATTTTGGTGGGCAAGAGTCAGGTACCAATGAGCAGATTGCCCAATTCTGCCAAAAGAACTTCGGGGTAACGTTCCCGCTATTCCAGAAAGCCTCAGTGGTAGGAGCAGAGCAGCAACCATTGTACAAATGGCTTACTAGCAAAGATGCGAACGGCACCAATACTGAAGCGCCTAACTGGAACTTCTGTAAGTACCTCATCAGCGAAGACGGCAAAGTTCTTAAGTTTTACCCTTCTAAAGTTTCTCCCTTAAGTGAGGAGTTGCTGCGTGACATCAACAGCTAA
- a CDS encoding arginase: MKKIRLIEVKSELGAGTRGASLGVDALKIACLNKQSDYFKRFTSVEVPNLNDVLFEKNLFPHAKYIDSVLQTYKRISNTVEQTIGLGMFPLLLAGDHSNAGGTIAGIKAAYPDKTLGVIWVDAHADIHSPYTTPSGNMHGMPLAASLAEDNNECKVNDPDPETIFFWEALKKVGTDKPKIKHEHIVYIVTRSYEKPEVYLFDKHNIKNFTYPEVMAKGIEQVAEEALNRLRECDIIYVSFDVDSLDSKFSKGTGTPVEVGLNVAQAKELCHHLVSHPKVICFEMVEINPTLDAENTMAQNAFEILEYTTEAIQNRLAKEAQTVPFA; this comes from the coding sequence ATGAAAAAAATCAGACTAATAGAGGTGAAATCTGAGCTTGGGGCGGGTACACGCGGGGCTAGTTTAGGCGTTGACGCCCTCAAAATCGCGTGCCTGAACAAGCAGTCAGATTATTTTAAACGGTTCACCTCCGTAGAGGTTCCTAACCTCAATGATGTGCTGTTTGAAAAAAACCTGTTCCCGCACGCCAAATACATTGACAGTGTGCTGCAGACTTACAAACGTATCAGTAACACTGTTGAACAAACAATTGGGCTAGGAATGTTCCCGTTGCTTTTAGCCGGAGACCATTCAAATGCTGGAGGAACCATAGCCGGTATCAAAGCAGCCTATCCAGACAAAACCTTGGGAGTGATCTGGGTAGATGCCCACGCTGACATCCATTCACCTTACACCACCCCGTCTGGCAACATGCATGGAATGCCCCTGGCGGCCTCCTTAGCCGAGGATAATAATGAGTGCAAGGTAAATGATCCAGATCCGGAGACTATTTTCTTTTGGGAGGCACTCAAGAAAGTGGGTACAGACAAGCCTAAGATCAAACACGAGCACATTGTCTACATTGTGACCCGCAGCTATGAGAAGCCTGAGGTATACCTGTTTGACAAGCACAATATCAAGAACTTCACTTACCCAGAGGTGATGGCCAAAGGCATAGAGCAGGTAGCTGAAGAAGCACTTAATCGCCTGCGGGAGTGTGACATCATCTACGTCTCTTTTGACGTGGACAGCCTGGACTCCAAGTTCTCCAAAGGAACCGGTACGCCGGTAGAGGTGGGCCTGAACGTGGCGCAGGCGAAAGAACTATGCCACCACCTGGTAAGCCACCCCAAAGTTATCTGTTTTGAAATGGTGGAAATCAACCCCACCCTTGACGCAGAGAATACCATGGCGCAAAACGCCTTTGAAATTTTAGAATACACTACTGAAGCTATTCAGAACCGGTTGGCCAAAGAAGCGCAAACCGTACCTTTTGCTTAA